A DNA window from Hordeum vulgare subsp. vulgare chromosome 1H, MorexV3_pseudomolecules_assembly, whole genome shotgun sequence contains the following coding sequences:
- the LOC123410215 gene encoding benzyl alcohol O-benzoyltransferase-like, with protein MASTAASLRFTVRRKAAELVTPAGPTPRELKRLSDIDDQDGLRFHIPVIQFYRRDASMGGKDPAAVVRDAVARALVHYYPFAGRLRELEGRKLAVDCTGEGVLFIEADANVRLEHFGDALQPPFPGLEELVFDVPGSSEVLGTPLLLFQVTRLACGGFILAVRLMHTMSDAQGLVQFLAGVAELARGAAAPSVRPVWDRELLEARNPPCPGFAHREYDEVPDTKGTIVPLDDMAHRSFFFGAKEVAAIRSHLAPGLRKRATTFEVLTGSLWKCRTVALAPDADEVMRMICIVNARGGKQGGASAIPTGYYGNAFAFPVAVSASGDLCANPLSYAVKLVKEAKSEVNVEYMRSVADLMVQRERPHFTVVRAYLASDVTKAGFGDLDFGWGRPVYGGPAKGGVGAIPGVASFLIPFKNAKGEDGIVIPMCLPGSAMDRFVEEMGKLLRPAVDVPDMFPVMIKSAL; from the exons ATGGCGAGCACAGCGGCGTCGTTGAGGTTCACGGTGAGGAGGAAGGCGGCGGAGCTGGTGACGCCGGCGGGGCCGACGCCACGGGAGCTGAAGCGTCTCTCGGACATAGACGACCAGGACGGCCTGCGGTTCCACATCCCGGTAATCCAGTTCTACCGGCGCGACGCGTCCATGGGCGGCAAGGACCCCGCGGCGGTGGTCCGGGACGCCGTGGCCAGGGCGCTCGTGCACTACTACCCGTTCGCCGGCCGGCTGAGGGAGCTTGAGGGTCGCAAGCTCGCCGTCGACTGCACCGGCGAGGGCGTGCTGTTCATCGAGGCCGACGCCAACGTGCGTCTGGAGCACTTCGGCGACGCTCTGCAGCCGCCCTTCCCGGGACTCGAGGAGCTCGTCTTCGACGTCCCCGGCTCGTCCGAAGTCCTCGGCACCCCGCTCCTCCTCTTCCAG GTGACACGGCTGGCGTGTGGAGGCTTCATCCTGGCGGTGCGGCTTATGCACACGATGTCGGACGCGCAGGGGCTGGTGCAGTTCCTGGCCGGCGTGGCGGAGCTGGCGCGAGGCGCGGCGGCGCCGTCGGTGCGGCCTGTGTGGGATCGGGAGCTGCTGGAGGCGCGGAACCCGCCGTGCCCTGGGTTCGCGCACCGGGAGTACGACGAGGTGCCGGACACCAAGGGCACCATCGTGCCGCTCGACGACATGGCGCACCGCTCCTTCTTCTTCGGGGCCAAGGAGGTGGCCGCCATCCGGTCCCACCTGGCGCCGGGCCTCCGGAAGCGGGCCACCACGTTCGAGGTCCTCACTGGTAGTCTGTGGAAGTGCCGCACCGTGGCGCTGGCCCCCGACGCCGACGAGGTGATGCGGATGATCTGCATCGTCAACGCCCGCGGCGGCAAGCAGGGCGGCGCGAGCGCCATCCCGACCGGCTACTACGGGAACGCGTTCGCTTTCCCGGTGGCCGTGTCGGCCTCCGGCGACCTGTGCGCGAACCCGCTGAGCTACGCCGTGAAGCTGGTGAAGGAGGCCAAGTCGGAGGTGAACGTGGAGTACATGCGGTCGGTGGCGGACCTGATGGTGCAGCGCGAGCGGCCGCACTTCACGGTGGTGCGCGCGTACCTGGCCTCCGACGTGACCAAGGCCGGGTTCGGCGACCTGGACTTCGGGTGGGGCAGGCCGGTGTACGGCGGGCCGGCCAAGGGCGGCGTGGGCGCCATCCCCGGGGTGGCCAGTTTCCTGATCCCGTTCAAAAACGCCAAGGGCGAGGACGGCATCGTGATCCCCATGTGCCTTCCTGGTTCCGCCATGGACAGGTTCGTGGAGGAGATGGGCAAGCTGCTGCGCCCGGCCGTCGACGTCCCCGACATGTTCCCCGTAATGATCAAATCTGCGCTCTGA